A part of Chloroflexota bacterium genomic DNA contains:
- a CDS encoding beta-ribofuranosylaminobenzene 5'-phosphate synthase, protein MRSALTHRIGTPSRLHFTLIDMNGETGRIDGSLGLSIQRPGVTLEFGPRGEALVRGGAPAEREAVLAELAACSQILGVEPGIEIVIRQMIPAHRGLGSGTQSRLAVLSALNHRFGLGHSPSRLAAMSGRGGTSGIGINAFRSGGFLLDGGHAVRVQKESFAPSRFAAKAGQPPLLLRTDFPETWGVALFVPSQHHGLSGRDELDFMLANTPIPLDEVRTTSHIILMRLLPALRELDLSTFGSCVNALQDVGWKRRHWNRPDIDPLCGARSAFAATTEIHGCGLSSTGTTLFGFFDTRKLSDDEATAKLQSALSRQEAVAGKVVCTRADNSGVRLTPVA, encoded by the coding sequence ATGCGCTCGGCCTTGACTCATCGAATCGGCACCCCCTCGCGGCTGCATTTCACGCTGATCGACATGAATGGCGAGACGGGCCGGATCGACGGCAGTCTCGGCCTCTCGATCCAACGGCCGGGCGTGACGCTGGAATTTGGCCCGCGCGGGGAGGCGCTGGTGCGCGGCGGCGCCCCGGCCGAGCGCGAGGCGGTTCTGGCGGAATTGGCCGCATGCAGCCAGATCCTCGGCGTGGAACCCGGCATCGAGATCGTGATCCGGCAAATGATCCCTGCGCACCGGGGACTGGGGTCCGGCACCCAATCCAGGCTCGCGGTGCTCAGCGCGTTGAATCACCGTTTCGGGCTGGGGCACTCTCCATCGAGACTCGCAGCCATGTCCGGCCGCGGCGGAACCTCGGGAATCGGAATCAACGCCTTTCGGAGCGGGGGCTTCCTACTCGACGGCGGGCACGCCGTGCGGGTGCAGAAGGAATCGTTCGCGCCTTCTCGATTCGCCGCCAAGGCCGGTCAGCCGCCGCTTCTCCTCCGTACTGACTTCCCGGAAACCTGGGGGGTTGCGCTCTTTGTCCCGAGCCAGCACCACGGTCTGTCGGGTCGGGACGAGCTAGATTTCATGCTTGCGAATACGCCGATACCGCTTGATGAAGTAAGAACAACATCGCACATCATTTTGATGCGCCTCTTGCCTGCGTTGCGGGAGCTCGATCTGTCTACTTTTGGCTCCTGTGTCAACGCGCTCCAGGACGTGGGCTGGAAGCGGCGTCACTGGAACCGGCCCGATATCGACCCGCTGTGCGGCGCCAGGTCCGCGTTCGCGGCGACGACGGAGATCCACGGCTGCGGACTCTCATCGACGGGCACAACTCTATTCGGATTCTTCGACACGAGGAAGTTATCCGACGACGAAGCGACTGCGAAACTGCAAAGCGCGTTGAGCAGGCAGGAGGCCGTTGCCGGAAAGGTCGTATGTACGCGGGCCGACAATTCGGGAGTGCGGCTCACACCGGTAGCGTGA
- a CDS encoding iron-sulfur cluster assembly accessory protein: MITVSRLAADYISQTLELPDNAGKFIRIRVNKGGCAGYEYDLALDNRLAADDLVHEHGQHRIVYDRVTGTLIEGSQLDFNENLIGRGFLLRNPNAEITCGCGTSFNIKPRRSPMKHMRAKREDRPQPE, from the coding sequence ATGATCACCGTAAGCAGGCTGGCCGCCGATTACATCAGCCAGACGCTGGAATTACCCGACAACGCGGGCAAATTCATCCGGATCCGCGTAAACAAGGGCGGCTGCGCCGGGTACGAATACGACTTGGCGCTGGACAATCGGCTCGCCGCCGACGACCTGGTGCACGAGCACGGTCAGCACCGGATCGTATACGACCGCGTCACCGGTACCCTGATCGAGGGATCGCAGCTGGACTTCAACGAGAACCTGATCGGTCGCGGGTTCCTGCTGCGCAATCCCAATGCCGAGATCACCTGCGGCTGCGGGACCTCGTTCAACATCAAGCCGCGCCGCTCGCCGATGAAACACATGCGCGCCAAGCGCGAAGACCGCCCCCAGCCGGAGTGA
- a CDS encoding GNAT family acetyltransferase, whose product MAIRPYRESDQRAVVELWRECGLVVAWNDPESDIRRKLQVQPDMFLVGLLGSRLVATVMAGYEGHRGWINYLAVKSEFRKQGLGRRLMEEAEARLIEAGCPKINLQVRKSNAAAVAFYERIGYSSDDVVSMGKRLEEDS is encoded by the coding sequence CTGGCCATCCGGCCTTACCGGGAATCCGACCAGCGGGCCGTGGTGGAACTCTGGCGCGAGTGCGGGTTGGTTGTGGCCTGGAACGACCCGGAATCGGATATCCGGCGCAAGCTGCAGGTTCAGCCGGACATGTTCCTGGTCGGATTGCTAGGTTCCAGACTGGTTGCGACCGTGATGGCCGGTTACGAGGGCCACCGGGGCTGGATCAATTACCTGGCGGTCAAGTCTGAGTTCCGAAAACAGGGTCTGGGCCGCCGTTTGATGGAGGAGGCCGAAGCACGTTTGATTGAGGCCGGCTGCCCCAAAATCAATCTGCAGGTAAGGAAATCGAACGCCGCCGCCGTTGCTTTCTACGAACGCATCGGTTATTCGTCCGATGACGTCGTGAGCATGGGCAAGCGGCTGGAGGAAGACTCCTGA
- a CDS encoding 50S ribosomal protein L27, protein MAKKKSGGTSRNGRDSNPKMLGVKRYDGELVKIGHIICRQRGTRIHPGRNVGMGRDHTLFALQPGHVKFEKRHDRRRYVNVVAAE, encoded by the coding sequence ATGGCCAAGAAGAAATCGGGTGGAACTTCGCGCAACGGCCGCGATTCGAACCCGAAAATGCTCGGCGTGAAGCGCTACGACGGCGAGCTGGTCAAGATCGGACACATAATCTGCCGGCAGCGCGGCACCCGCATCCATCCCGGTCGCAACGTCGGAATGGGGCGCGACCACACGCTTTTTGCGCTCCAACCGGGCCATGTAAAGTTCGAAAAGCGCCACGATCGGCGACGCTACGTAAACGTAGTCGCAGCCGAATAA
- a CDS encoding cysteine desulfurase, giving the protein MTEPGARAVAPESAAERRIYLDHASTTPVSDAVLEKMLPYFGADGYNPSGLYRESRRARAALDGARQQVAEALDCEPPDVVFTGSGSEGANLAVKGAGLAARARGRPVVLTTAIEHHCVLGAGEYLERFCGCELRVMPVEPSGLVDPDRLAAELNDRVGLVSVIYANNEIGVIQDIPRLARLAHQAGAVFHTDAVQAIASCPAGVEELGVDLLSIAAHKFYGPKGVGALYVRPGTRVIPQVQGGDQENRRRAGTENVALAVGLAEGLALARRDRERNRAHALLLRQRLQEGLARIEGVVFNGDPDHRLANNTNICISGVSAEKILLELDRAGFSASSGSACTVASAEPSHVLLALGRPPELARGSLRITTGPENTVADIGSFLDALANIIRKVRGGALSAHAP; this is encoded by the coding sequence CTGACTGAGCCAGGGGCGAGAGCAGTCGCGCCCGAGTCCGCCGCCGAGCGGCGAATCTATCTCGATCACGCCTCGACCACGCCGGTCAGCGACGCGGTGCTGGAAAAAATGCTCCCCTACTTTGGCGCCGACGGATACAACCCGTCGGGCCTTTACCGCGAATCGAGGCGCGCCCGCGCCGCGCTCGACGGCGCCCGCCAGCAGGTCGCCGAAGCCCTCGACTGCGAACCGCCGGACGTTGTCTTTACCGGTTCGGGTTCGGAAGGAGCCAATCTGGCCGTCAAGGGTGCCGGGCTGGCCGCCCGGGCGCGCGGGCGACCGGTAGTCCTCACTACTGCGATCGAGCACCACTGCGTGCTCGGCGCCGGCGAATACCTGGAGCGGTTCTGCGGCTGCGAACTGCGCGTAATGCCGGTTGAACCATCGGGCCTCGTTGACCCCGACCGATTGGCCGCCGAGCTGAACGACCGGGTGGGTCTGGTTTCGGTCATTTACGCCAACAATGAAATCGGGGTCATCCAGGACATCCCGCGGCTGGCCCGGTTGGCGCACCAGGCCGGCGCCGTATTCCACACCGATGCGGTCCAGGCGATCGCCAGCTGCCCGGCCGGAGTTGAAGAGCTCGGCGTCGACCTGCTGTCGATCGCGGCCCACAAGTTCTACGGTCCCAAGGGCGTCGGGGCCCTGTACGTCCGCCCCGGGACCAGGGTGATTCCACAGGTGCAGGGCGGCGACCAGGAGAACCGGCGCCGCGCCGGTACGGAAAACGTGGCTCTGGCGGTGGGATTGGCCGAGGGTCTGGCGCTGGCCCGCCGAGACCGGGAACGCAACCGGGCCCACGCACTCCTACTGCGCCAGCGCCTCCAGGAAGGATTGGCCCGCATCGAGGGGGTGGTCTTCAACGGCGACCCCGACCACCGCCTGGCCAACAACACCAACATATGCATCAGTGGCGTGTCGGCCGAAAAAATCCTGCTCGAACTCGACCGCGCCGGATTCTCCGCGTCCTCGGGCTCGGCCTGCACGGTTGCCTCGGCCGAGCCCTCGCACGTGCTGCTGGCGCTGGGTCGGCCGCCGGAACTGGCCCGCGGCAGCCTGCGGATCACCACCGGTCCCGAAAACACGGTCGCCGACATCGGAAGCTTCCTGGATGCGCTGGCGAACATCATCAGGAAAGTTCGTGGCGGTGCGCTGTCCGCCCATGCCCCATAA
- a CDS encoding ABC transporter permease: protein MTVDRTLAISTRIIHQITRDHRSLALIIVAPVVVMSLVGFSFADRREILDLVAPGLIGTFVLFFVFLLTGVSFLRERAQGTIERLLTTPVGRADILVGYLLGFLLFAAIQAVVILLFTIFALQIQYQGSLWQIFVLLALVTLVAVNLGIFISTFARNEFQVVQFIPVILMPQIFLSGAVLPFEQLPWYFQAVGRFLPLTYAVEGLRGLMSEGESLAGIGWELTVLGGFALLLLVLAALTVRRS from the coding sequence ATGACCGTCGACCGCACCCTGGCGATTTCCACCCGGATCATCCACCAGATCACCCGCGACCACCGCTCCCTGGCGCTGATCATCGTCGCGCCGGTGGTGGTGATGTCGCTGGTCGGGTTCTCATTCGCCGATCGCCGCGAGATTCTCGACCTGGTCGCTCCGGGACTCATCGGCACGTTCGTGCTCTTTTTCGTGTTCCTCCTGACCGGGGTGAGTTTCTTGCGGGAACGGGCTCAGGGGACGATCGAAAGGCTCCTGACCACCCCGGTCGGGCGGGCCGACATACTGGTCGGCTACCTGCTCGGATTCCTGCTTTTTGCCGCAATCCAGGCGGTCGTCATCCTGCTCTTCACGATATTTGCCCTGCAGATCCAATACCAGGGCTCGTTGTGGCAGATATTCGTGCTCCTGGCGTTGGTCACCCTGGTGGCGGTGAACCTCGGCATCTTCATCTCGACGTTCGCCCGCAACGAATTCCAGGTTGTCCAATTCATCCCGGTCATCCTGATGCCGCAGATTTTTCTCTCCGGCGCGGTGCTGCCGTTCGAGCAACTCCCCTGGTATTTCCAGGCGGTGGGCCGATTCCTGCCGCTCACCTACGCGGTGGAGGGACTGAGGGGGCTGATGTCGGAAGGCGAAAGCCTTGCCGGGATCGGCTGGGAATTGACCGTGCTTGGGGGATTTGCCCTATTGCTGCTGGTGCTGGCCGCGCTGACCGTGCGGCGCTCGTGA
- a CDS encoding ABC transporter ATP-binding protein, translated as MSHVFEADRVEFSYGALSVLRGLSLGVDKSEIFGILGANGAGKTTLLRMPVGLLKPASGSIRVFGEAPSARNNARIGYMPQQSALYQELTARQNVDFFARMYGLARAAGRRAAVDRALDWVELSQRQDDPLTRLSGGMRQRVSLAVALVHEPELLILDEPTVGLDPELRATFWANFCEMASSGTTLIISSHTMDDAAHCHRLAFIQDGKTVALGAPEELRAAAGGDDPSLEDAFLHFVRQGGRT; from the coding sequence ATGAGCCACGTCTTTGAAGCAGATCGGGTCGAATTCAGCTATGGCGCGTTGAGCGTACTGCGCGGCCTCTCCCTGGGTGTGGACAAATCCGAGATATTCGGAATCCTGGGGGCCAACGGCGCCGGCAAGACCACTCTGCTACGAATGCCGGTCGGGCTGCTCAAGCCTGCTTCGGGCTCTATCCGGGTGTTCGGCGAGGCACCGTCGGCGCGCAACAACGCCCGGATCGGCTACATGCCGCAGCAGAGCGCCCTGTACCAGGAGTTGACCGCCCGTCAAAATGTTGACTTCTTCGCCCGGATGTACGGGCTTGCCCGCGCTGCCGGGCGCCGCGCAGCCGTCGACCGGGCACTCGATTGGGTGGAGCTGAGCCAGCGCCAGGACGACCCGCTTACCCGCCTCAGCGGGGGCATGCGCCAGCGCGTGAGTCTGGCGGTCGCGCTGGTGCACGAGCCGGAACTGCTGATCCTGGACGAACCGACCGTCGGGTTGGACCCTGAGCTGCGGGCCACGTTCTGGGCCAATTTTTGCGAGATGGCCTCTTCAGGAACCACGTTGATCATTTCAAGCCACACGATGGATGACGCGGCCCACTGCCATCGGCTTGCCTTTATCCAGGATGGCAAGACAGTGGCGCTGGGGGCCCCGGAAGAATTGCGGGCCGCCGCCGGCGGCGACGATCCCAGCCTGGAGGACGCTTTCCTGCACTTTGTCCGGCAGGGCGGTCGAACATGA
- a CDS encoding polyketide cyclase produces MSVDDRIAANIELLIRRPVAQVFDAFVNPDVITKFWFNRTSGPLVADGSVNWYWDLYGASTTVRVLALEQDKRIHIEWDVGSENPSRVEWTFEDRGADGTYVSVVNSGFDGDADDLIGRVVDATGGFALVLAAAKAYLEHGVALNIVADRF; encoded by the coding sequence ATGTCCGTAGACGACCGGATTGCTGCGAATATCGAGTTGCTCATTCGCCGGCCTGTGGCGCAAGTGTTTGACGCCTTCGTGAATCCAGATGTGATTACGAAGTTCTGGTTTAACCGCACCTCTGGACCGTTGGTAGCTGATGGCTCAGTGAACTGGTATTGGGATCTGTACGGGGCTTCGACGACAGTTCGCGTGCTGGCATTGGAGCAAGACAAGCGGATTCATATTGAATGGGATGTCGGTTCGGAAAATCCGTCGCGGGTTGAGTGGACTTTCGAAGATCGTGGGGCCGACGGGACGTATGTCAGTGTCGTAAATAGCGGCTTCGATGGTGACGCCGATGACCTAATCGGCCGAGTTGTAGATGCGACTGGCGGCTTCGCTCTCGTTCTCGCGGCAGCCAAGGCGTACCTTGAGCACGGTGTAGCCCTGAACATCGTCGCCGATCGATTTTGA
- the rplU gene encoding 50S ribosomal protein L21, giving the protein MFAVVNASSRQNLVRIGDSFVVDRVSADPDSELVLSDVLLIADDKGVKVGSPVVKGAEVRCKVVRHTRGPKIRVQRYKAKKHYERRAGHRQDQTVLQVTGIKIGRSRRVAYDDE; this is encoded by the coding sequence ATGTTTGCCGTAGTCAACGCCTCTTCGCGCCAAAACCTGGTCCGCATCGGCGACTCCTTTGTCGTCGATCGCGTCTCCGCCGACCCCGACAGCGAGCTCGTCCTTTCTGACGTGCTGCTCATCGCCGACGACAAGGGCGTGAAAGTCGGGTCTCCGGTAGTGAAGGGGGCCGAAGTCCGCTGCAAGGTCGTTCGACATACCCGTGGCCCCAAGATCCGGGTCCAGCGCTACAAGGCCAAGAAACACTACGAGCGCCGGGCCGGGCATCGTCAGGACCAGACCGTCCTGCAGGTGACTGGAATCAAGATTGGCCGCTCACGCCGAGTCGCCTACGACGACGAATAA
- a CDS encoding sigma-70 family RNA polymerase sigma factor: protein MSDQKTLQINAELDEQEYTRAGSYESRKKLYRQLRGLLGGKGAGPLARAASGNNAAAIRDSLRLYLNAINTVDLLTAQQEVELAKRIEAGDEDARAHMIEANLRLVVSIAKRYAEGGLSLTDLIQEGNIGLMQAVQKFDYRRGYKFSTYATWWIRQAITRALSNDSRTIRLPVHVIEALRNIRKIRPRLAAELGREPTPGEIGAELNLTAERVTQIVEAGRTIVSLDAALGDDGEDTILDQVADDHAPSPDEEFMRAQGYSVLRSALGELDERERDVLQLRYGLNGTKTSSLDEIGRKWGVTRERVRQIQRSAEEKIRNSSVADYHEVIAS from the coding sequence ATGTCAGACCAAAAAACCCTGCAAATAAACGCCGAGTTGGATGAGCAGGAATACACGCGCGCCGGCAGCTACGAGTCGCGCAAGAAGCTGTATCGCCAGCTGCGCGGTCTGCTCGGCGGCAAGGGCGCTGGACCGCTGGCGCGGGCGGCGAGCGGAAACAACGCGGCCGCGATTCGCGATTCGCTGCGCCTTTACCTGAACGCGATCAACACGGTCGACCTGCTCACCGCCCAGCAGGAAGTCGAACTGGCCAAGCGGATCGAAGCCGGCGACGAGGACGCGCGGGCGCACATGATCGAGGCCAACCTGCGTCTCGTGGTCAGCATCGCCAAACGCTACGCCGAAGGCGGGCTCTCGCTCACCGACCTGATCCAGGAAGGCAACATCGGGCTGATGCAGGCGGTCCAGAAGTTCGACTACCGCCGCGGCTACAAGTTTTCGACCTACGCCACCTGGTGGATCCGCCAGGCGATCACGCGCGCGCTTTCTAATGATTCGCGGACGATTCGCCTGCCGGTGCACGTGATCGAAGCGCTGCGCAACATCCGCAAGATCCGGCCCCGGCTGGCCGCCGAATTGGGCCGCGAACCCACCCCGGGCGAGATCGGCGCCGAGCTCAACCTGACCGCCGAGCGCGTCACCCAGATCGTGGAAGCCGGTCGCACAATCGTCTCGCTTGATGCGGCCCTTGGCGACGACGGCGAGGACACCATCCTCGATCAGGTCGCCGACGACCACGCCCCTTCACCTGACGAGGAGTTCATGCGGGCCCAGGGCTATTCGGTCCTGCGCAGCGCGCTGGGCGAACTCGACGAGCGCGAGCGCGACGTGCTGCAATTGCGCTATGGCCTCAACGGCACCAAGACCTCGTCGCTGGACGAGATCGGACGCAAGTGGGGCGTCACCCGCGAGCGCGTGCGCCAGATCCAGCGATCGGCCGAGGAGAAGATCCGCAACAGTTCGGTGGCCGATTACCACGAAGTGATCGCCAGCTAA
- a CDS encoding VOC family protein produces MNRVQGFGGFFFRARDPDKLAKWYRDHLGIDPAPQDMEMQPWVTDSGVTVFAPFAADTDYFAADKAFMLNFRVVDLAAMIGQLKSAGIDVSHESEMAGIGRFARIHDPEGNPIELWEPES; encoded by the coding sequence ATCAATCGCGTTCAGGGATTTGGCGGATTCTTTTTCCGGGCCAGGGACCCCGACAAGCTTGCCAAGTGGTATCGGGATCACCTTGGCATCGACCCCGCCCCGCAGGACATGGAGATGCAGCCCTGGGTCACCGATTCCGGGGTCACGGTCTTCGCGCCATTTGCCGCGGACACGGACTACTTCGCAGCCGACAAGGCTTTCATGCTCAATTTCCGGGTGGTCGATTTGGCGGCGATGATAGGCCAACTCAAATCGGCGGGAATCGATGTCAGCCACGAAAGCGAAATGGCCGGCATCGGACGCTTCGCCCGGATCCACGACCCCGAGGGGAATCCGATCGAGCTTTGGGAACCCGAGTCATAA
- a CDS encoding DUF1330 domain-containing protein produces the protein MAAYVIVHNEIFDATLFEEFRRQVGATIEASGGRYLVRGGDTEVIDGDWNPERIIIVEFDSAEQAKSWLTSPEYLAIREIRVKSADANVVIVEGV, from the coding sequence ATGGCCGCATACGTGATCGTGCACAACGAGATATTCGACGCGACGCTGTTCGAAGAGTTCCGCAGACAGGTCGGCGCCACTATCGAGGCCAGCGGCGGCCGGTATCTCGTTCGTGGCGGCGACACCGAGGTGATTGACGGCGATTGGAACCCGGAACGGATCATCATCGTGGAGTTCGACAGCGCCGAGCAGGCCAAGTCGTGGTTGACTTCGCCCGAATACCTGGCGATCCGGGAGATTCGCGTAAAGTCGGCCGACGCCAACGTGGTGATCGTCGAAGGGGTATGA
- a CDS encoding sulfurtransferase, giving the protein MEFENPQYLVSTNWLGEHLHDEDVRVFESTVFLGFRDGGGYLIESGRAAYDAGHIPGAGFLDLQEDFSDNSQELRFMMPPAAEFAAAAARHGISEQSKLILYDRVGTQWAARLWWMFRSMGCADAAVLDGGWVRWEAEGRPVSTDAANYPPTTFNPTPDPGRFADLEEIKEYLAADGGCLINALAPEQHSGADQGRRYGRAGHIPGSTNVPSIALIDRETALFRPPAELASMFAEAGAERDERVLLYCGGGIAASNDALVLTLLGYENVAVYDGSMSEYTKDPSLPLEIG; this is encoded by the coding sequence ATGGAATTCGAAAATCCCCAATACCTGGTCTCGACCAACTGGTTGGGCGAGCACCTGCATGACGAAGACGTCCGCGTCTTTGAGTCGACCGTCTTCCTGGGATTTCGTGACGGCGGCGGGTACCTGATCGAGTCCGGGCGGGCGGCGTATGATGCCGGGCACATTCCCGGGGCGGGATTCCTCGACCTGCAGGAGGACTTCTCGGACAACTCGCAAGAGCTGCGCTTCATGATGCCGCCGGCCGCCGAATTCGCCGCCGCCGCCGCCCGACACGGGATCTCGGAGCAATCGAAGCTGATCCTCTACGACCGGGTCGGCACGCAGTGGGCGGCCCGCCTGTGGTGGATGTTCCGATCCATGGGTTGTGCGGACGCCGCGGTCCTGGACGGGGGTTGGGTGCGTTGGGAGGCCGAGGGACGGCCGGTGTCGACCGACGCGGCGAATTACCCCCCGACGACCTTCAATCCGACCCCCGATCCGGGCCGGTTCGCCGACCTCGAGGAAATCAAGGAGTATCTGGCCGCCGATGGCGGCTGCCTGATCAACGCGCTGGCACCCGAGCAGCACAGCGGCGCCGACCAGGGCCGCCGCTACGGGCGCGCCGGGCACATTCCGGGGTCGACCAACGTGCCGTCAATTGCGCTTATCGATCGCGAGACCGCGCTGTTTCGCCCGCCCGCGGAGCTGGCGTCGATGTTTGCCGAGGCCGGCGCCGAACGCGACGAACGGGTGCTGCTCTACTGCGGCGGCGGAATTGCGGCTTCCAACGACGCTCTCGTCCTGACCCTTCTCGGGTACGAGAATGTTGCGGTGTACGACGGGTCAATGTCGGAATACACCAAGGATCCTTCGTTGCCGCTTGAGATCGGTTAA
- a CDS encoding c-type cytochrome, which produces MNRIRHGRRIGRLSILGAIVFAIAGILIACGQQAADPSEYGGAAVDLTVVTDIELSPGAKAGEAVFAGNCAACHGAGAAGTYAGPTLIHQLYHPNHHSDGSIRVAAAAGVRQHHWNFGDMPPVAGISPVQIEQVICYVREIQFANGVFEDPSLLPAC; this is translated from the coding sequence ATGAACCGAATCAGACACGGTAGGCGCATCGGCCGGCTGTCGATTCTGGGCGCAATTGTCTTTGCGATCGCCGGGATTCTGATTGCGTGCGGCCAGCAGGCCGCCGATCCGAGCGAATATGGCGGGGCCGCCGTCGACCTGACCGTGGTAACGGACATCGAACTTTCCCCGGGGGCCAAGGCCGGCGAGGCGGTGTTCGCCGGGAATTGCGCAGCGTGCCACGGGGCCGGAGCCGCCGGAACCTACGCCGGACCAACCCTCATCCATCAGCTCTACCACCCCAATCACCATTCAGATGGGAGCATTCGCGTCGCGGCCGCTGCCGGAGTTCGACAACACCACTGGAATTTCGGCGACATGCCTCCCGTCGCCGGCATTTCCCCGGTCCAGATCGAGCAAGTGATCTGCTACGTCCGGGAAATCCAGTTCGCCAACGGGGTTTTCGAGGACCCATCGCTGCTGCCCGCCTGCTGA
- the nadA gene encoding quinolinate synthase NadA codes for MVVGANTVQSTRAMMQEKLAGIVPDFEIEYKAEIAFAVNQLKRERGAVILGHNYMEPALYHTVCDFHGDSLELSRIAARTDADPIVFCGVRFMAETAKILNPQRTVLLPAKVAGCSLASSISAADVRALRERYPGVPIVAYVNTYADVKAEVDVCCTSSNAQAVVDSLDSDTVIFLPDEYLARNVARDSGRRIILPGNRPVSAEHARRDAEIGLEHTLIGWQGRCEVHEQFTPEDVANVRRQFPDVVVLAHPECSPEVVDAADFSGSTGAMIAFVNDAKAGRYLLLTECAMGDNIAAEARDKEMLRLCSVRCPHMNEITLENVLEALRDNVQQIEVEEDIRRRALGSIERMLAIG; via the coding sequence ATGGTGGTGGGCGCCAACACGGTGCAATCGACCCGCGCCATGATGCAGGAGAAGTTGGCCGGCATCGTCCCCGATTTCGAGATCGAATACAAGGCCGAAATCGCGTTTGCCGTAAATCAACTCAAGCGCGAACGCGGCGCGGTGATCCTGGGCCACAACTACATGGAGCCGGCCCTTTACCACACCGTCTGCGACTTCCATGGCGACTCGCTTGAGCTCTCGCGCATCGCCGCCCGTACCGATGCCGACCCGATCGTCTTCTGCGGCGTACGGTTCATGGCCGAGACGGCCAAGATCCTCAACCCCCAACGCACCGTGCTGCTGCCGGCCAAGGTCGCCGGTTGTTCGCTGGCCTCTTCAATCAGCGCCGCCGACGTACGCGCGCTCAGGGAGCGGTACCCGGGTGTGCCGATCGTCGCCTACGTGAACACTTACGCCGACGTGAAAGCCGAAGTCGACGTCTGCTGCACGTCCTCGAATGCCCAGGCGGTGGTCGATTCGCTCGATTCCGACACCGTGATATTCCTGCCCGATGAGTACCTTGCCCGCAACGTGGCGCGTGATTCGGGCCGGCGGATCATCCTGCCCGGCAACCGCCCGGTCAGCGCCGAGCACGCGCGCCGGGACGCCGAGATCGGCCTCGAGCACACCCTGATCGGCTGGCAGGGGCGGTGCGAGGTGCACGAGCAATTCACGCCGGAGGACGTTGCCAACGTGCGGCGCCAGTTCCCCGACGTGGTGGTGCTGGCCCATCCGGAATGCAGCCCCGAAGTGGTCGACGCGGCCGATTTTTCCGGTTCGACCGGTGCCATGATCGCGTTTGTGAACGATGCCAAGGCCGGCCGCTATCTGCTCCTTACCGAATGCGCGATGGGAGACAACATTGCCGCCGAGGCGCGCGACAAGGAGATGTTGCGGCTGTGCTCGGTTCGGTGTCCGCACATGAATGAGATCACGTTGGAGAACGTGCTCGAAGCGCTGCGCGACAACGTCCAGCAAATCGAGGTCGAGGAGGACATCCGCCGGCGCGCGCTCGGGTCGATCGAACGCATGCTGGCGATCGGCTAG